In the Clostridium sp. 'White wine YQ' genome, GCTATTAATCAAGCAGTTAAAGCCATTGCTATAGCTAGAGGTTTTGTTGCCCCAAGTGGAAAGGATATCGTATGTGTTCCTGCTTTCACTGATATTGTAATTGACGGAGAAGAAAGAACAGCTATAAAACTAATTGTACAACCTAGGTAATAATATTATTTATAAATTATTTTGAATTTAACTCGACAATGTCGAGTTTTTTCCTTTTAATAAGACTTTCACATATTAAAGTTTACAATATAATGATAAAATGATATATTTTTTATATATAGTAAGAGAAATCAGGTGAAAGTTATGAAATACGCTGATTTACATATTCACTCAACATATTCTGACGGCAAATTAACTCCTGAGGAAATTGTTGAATTAGCAATGAGGCGAAAAATTAATTACATTTCCATAACTGATCACGATACCCTAGAATCACAATACATAACGGAAAATATGTATGATGACCTATCTATAATTCCTGGTATAGAATTATCTACTGAATTTAATGGAATGGAAATACATATTTTAGGGTACTTCATAGACATAAAAGATAGTCACTTATTAGGATTAATGGATGATTTAAAGGTATCGAGATCAAAAAGGGTTGAAGGAATATTAGATAAGTTAAAAAAGATTGACATAGAAATTGATTTTTCAGATTTAAATACTA is a window encoding:
- a CDS encoding stage V sporulation protein S; the encoded protein is MEVLKVSTKSNPNSVAGALAAIIKEKNIVEIQAVGAGAINQAVKAIAIARGFVAPSGKDIVCVPAFTDIVIDGEERTAIKLIVQPR